One Helianthus annuus cultivar XRQ/B chromosome 7, HanXRQr2.0-SUNRISE, whole genome shotgun sequence genomic region harbors:
- the LOC110919036 gene encoding uncharacterized protein LOC110919036, whose amino-acid sequence MTDTSNIDDAEVARQEAFDNKMMQAVEKVMNANLPKLAQEVESRVLGVVDEMMTSKIEELKEMIEGSRTKSKERRCTYKDFMACNPFSYNGEVDPIKCQRWIANIKAVFICSRCEKEDQNESIDEITNIFFDKLKFCDDFVKYERMKINRYYGMLKAEYRDFITPSKCETLSELINLARDREIELKRQVERGEKRAAEKLATTSPSKKPKQHDTRNKGGSKSSIPPCKTCGKLHTGECLLGKKGCYNCGQEGHPYYKYPSPGRTCFNYFTPGHVKAECPKLKQKGQEDEKKNENQKARGRMFQTTTEEAKVSPNVVSVIFLINQIPVNVLFDSGASKPFLSDELMWYPSFRKERMHVPLEVEVADSKSYLLCKVCKNCKITIENEDFEIDLIPMTLGEFKAVVGMDWLSRYHTEIRCEAKVIHVLSPNGARISTRGERKLETKLCTIVEAVKYARNEGKAYLAYVVDTRQMVPEIGEVEVVN is encoded by the exons ATGACGGACACGAGTAATATAGATGATGCTGAAGTAGCACGACAAGAGGCATTCGATAATAAGATGATGCAGGCGGTAGAAAAGGTTATGAATGCCAACCTTCCTAAGTTAGCTCAAGAAGTCGAAAGTCGTGTCTTGGGGGTTGTTGATGAGATGATGACTAGCAAGATTGAGGAGTTAAAGGAAATGATTGAAGGGTCTAGGACTAAAAGTAAGGAACGAAGGTGTACATATAAGGATTTTATGGCATGTAATCCTTTTTCATATAATGGGGAGGTGGATCCGATAAAGTGTCAAAGATGGATAGCAAACATCAAAGCCGTGTTTATATGTAGCCGATGTGAGAAAGAAGATCAA AATGAATCCATTGATGAAATCACCAACATATTCTTTGATAAGCTAAAGTTTTGTGATGATTTTGTCAAGTATGAAAGGATGAAGATAAACCGGTATTACGGTATGTTGAAGGCCGAGTATAGGGACTTCATTACCCCCTCGAAGTGTGAAACTTTGAGTGAACTTATCAATTTGGCCCGGGATAGAGAGATAGAGCTGAAGCGACAAGTGGAGAGGGGGGAAAAAAGAGCTGCTGAAAAGCTGGCGACTACGAGTCCATCCAAGAAGCCTAAGCAGCACGACACTAGAAATAAGGGAGGATCCAAAAGTAGTATTCCTCCATGTAAAACTTGTGGAAAGCTTCACACCGGAGAATGTCTATTGGGAAAGAAGGGATGCTATAACTGTGGTCAAGAGGGGCATCCTTATTATAAGTACCCTAGTCCCGGGAGGACGTGTTTCAATTACTTCACTCCTGGTCATGTCAAAGCCGAATGTCCAAAGCTTAAACAAAAGGGGCAGGaggatgaaaagaagaatgaaaatCAGAAGGCTCGAGGGAGGATGTTTCAGACTACCACCGAGGAAGCCAAGGTTTCACCGAATGTTGTATCAGTTATTTTCTTAATCAACCAGATACCCGTGAATGTGTTATTCGATTCTGGTGCTAGTAAACCTTTCCTGTCAGACGAACTTATGTGGTATCCCTCATTTAGAAAGGAACGAATGCATGTACCCTTAGAAGTAGAAGTAGCGGATAGCAAAAGTTATTTGTTATGCAAAGTTTGTAAAAATTGTAAGATCACCATAGAAAACGAAGATTTCGAAATAGATCTTATTCCTATGACTTTGGGGGAATTTAAAGcagtagtaggaatggattggttatcccgttaTCACACGGAAATACGATGCGAGGCGAAAGTTATTCATGTGTTGTCACCTAATGGGGCTCGAATAAGTACCCGTGGGGAAAGAAAGTTAGAGACAAAACTGTGTACTATTGTCGAGGCGGTTAAGTACGCAAGAAATGAGGGTAAGGCGTATTTGGCTTACGTTGTAGATACAAGACAGATGGTACCTGAAATTGGAGAAGTTGAAGTTGTGAACTAA
- the LOC110919037 gene encoding uncharacterized protein LOC110919037 — protein sequence MTWGWRKLLANRSLIRPFMWKTIGNGAETNAWSDTWSNVGPLRAFITPRLIANAGFSLQSSIADLVSQDGQWCWPTAWFNLFPVLINLVVPTLCDNSRDRLVWKDLEGNNRPFSSWEVWNNIRHHASKVQWGNMVCFKQCIPRHAFHVWLVIQNKLKTQDRLSVWEAGSETNLNLMCCPLCCYNRDLRDHLFFECSFATQVWNNVRCLTNMEDVNGSWNDIMAWINHNSSLQKPDNVVSRLVVAAATYFIWQERNSRLFSRNHRTAMVVSQEIINTVRLRLISLKFKRRFDNGSLVEKWKIPRNNLEIDPG from the coding sequence ATGACATGGGGATGGCGTAAACTCCTTGCTAATCGGAGCCTCATCCGTCCTTTCATGTGGAAAACTATAGGGAATGGTGCTGAAACTAATGCTTGGAGTGATACCTGGAGCAACGTGGGTCCTCTTCGTGCTTTTATTACTCCTAGACTTATCGCTAATGCAGGCTTCAGCTTGCAATCGTCTATAGCTGATctggtgtctcaagatgggcagTGGTGTTGGCCGACTGCTTGGTTTAACCTGTTTCCAGTCTTAATTAACCTGGTGGTTCCTACTTTATGTGACAATTCTCGAGATCGGTTGGTTTGGAAAGACTTGGAAGGGAACAACCGTCCATTTTCTTCTTGGGAGGTTTGGAATAATATCCGGCATCATGCAAGTAAAGTGCAATGGGGGAATATGGTTTGCTTTAAACAATGCATTCCTAGACATGCGTTCCATGTATGGCTAGTTATTCAAAACAAATTGAAGACACAGGACCGGCTCTCTGTTTGGGAAGCGGGAAGTGAAACTAATTTGAACCTAATGTGCTGCCCTTTATGCTGTTACAACAGAGATTTGAGAGACCATCTCTTTTTTGAATGCTCTTTTGCTACGCAGGTTTGGAACAATGTTAGGTGTCTCACCAATATGGAAGATGTTAATGGAAGCTGGAACGATATTATGGCTTGGATAAATCACAATTCGTCCTTACAGAAGCCTGACAATGTTGTTAGTCGGTTGGTGGTTGCGGCTGCTACCTACTTTATATGGCAAGAACGTAACAGCAGGTTGTTTTCTCGGAACCATCGTACGGCTATGGTAGTGTCTCAGGAGATTATCAATACTGTTCGGCTGCGGCTTATCTCTCTCAAGTTTAAACGAAGATTTGATAATGGGAGCTTGGTGGAAAAGTGGAAGATTCCTAGAAACAATTTAGAGATTGATCCCGGCTAG